A single Actinomadura algeriensis DNA region contains:
- a CDS encoding STM4011 family radical SAM protein, with protein sequence MDHLTILYRGPLASCDYDCPYCPFAKRRDTTEQLRADRAALERFTAWVAAQDHPVSVLFTPWGEGLVRSWYRRALVELSHLPHVERVAIQTNLSHRVSWTSDADPSRLALWATYHPGQTPYDRFLGKCRDLHARGVRFSVGIVGQPEHLDDARRLRADLPTGTYLWVNAAEGRAYDDAEAAAWTEIDPLFPVSRHPHPSRGRACRTGDTVVSVDGDGTVRRCHFVPSVLGNLYDGTFREALAPHPCPLATCDCHIGYVHLEPLGLYDTFAGGVLERIPALLGA encoded by the coding sequence ATGGACCACCTGACGATCCTTTACCGCGGGCCCCTCGCGAGCTGCGACTACGACTGCCCGTACTGCCCCTTCGCGAAGCGCCGCGACACCACCGAGCAGCTCCGCGCCGACCGCGCCGCCCTCGAACGCTTCACCGCGTGGGTCGCCGCGCAGGACCACCCGGTCTCCGTCCTGTTCACGCCGTGGGGCGAAGGCCTCGTCCGCTCCTGGTACCGCCGTGCCCTCGTCGAACTGAGCCACCTCCCGCACGTGGAACGCGTCGCCATCCAGACGAACCTCAGCCACCGCGTGTCGTGGACGTCCGACGCCGACCCGTCCCGCCTCGCGCTGTGGGCCACCTACCACCCCGGCCAGACGCCCTACGACCGGTTCCTCGGCAAGTGCCGCGACCTGCACGCGCGCGGCGTCCGCTTCAGCGTCGGCATCGTCGGGCAGCCCGAACACCTCGACGACGCCCGCCGTCTCCGCGCCGACCTCCCCACCGGCACCTACCTGTGGGTCAACGCCGCCGAGGGACGCGCCTACGACGACGCCGAAGCCGCCGCCTGGACCGAGATCGACCCGCTCTTCCCCGTCAGCCGGCACCCGCACCCCAGCCGGGGCCGTGCCTGCCGCACCGGCGACACCGTCGTCTCGGTGGACGGCGACGGGACCGTCCGCCGCTGCCACTTCGTGCCGTCCGTCCTCGGCAACCTCTACGACGGCACCTTCCGCGAGGCCCTCGCCCCGCACCCCTGCCCCCTCGCCACGTGCGACTGCCACATCGGCTACGTCCACCTCGAACCGCTCGGCCTCTACGACACCTTCGCCGGAGGCGTCCTCGAACGCATCCCCGCACTGCTGGGCGCATGA
- a CDS encoding threonine/serine exporter family protein gives MSATQRPEAPGAVERLRTSAAAERLRRTWQVLMDGTPPEPPEEEPGEVVDPRALDLVLRVGELLLASGETTERVNEAMLGLAVAYELPRVEVQVTLTSLLVSAHPGKGATPVTAARAIRRRTPAHWRLTALHDLVQQASIGMLELEAAHRRLSEIKRGRGPYPPWMIVLGLGLISASASVLSGGGPLIALTAFAGTVLGDRAAAYLARRGIAEFFQLTVAAAIGATGAVLVVVTGSPGPAASVVTGVILALLPGRPLVASIQDGITGDLVSAGARVLEVFFIIAALVAGLGAVVYIAVNFDVNIDVRHLPKAAETLDSVQILAAAAVSATFAVSLAAPRAVLMPVAVGGALIWVLYVLMRGWDVPPVLASAVAATVVGTLANVVARRQGAPVMPYVVPAIGPLLPGTPLYRGMVELNTGSPQDGILSLISALSIALALGAGVNLGGELVRAFQRVGLTASGRWARPAARRTRGY, from the coding sequence ATGAGCGCGACGCAGCGCCCGGAGGCCCCGGGCGCGGTGGAACGGCTGCGGACCTCGGCGGCCGCGGAACGGCTGCGGCGGACCTGGCAGGTCCTGATGGACGGGACGCCCCCGGAGCCACCCGAAGAGGAACCCGGCGAGGTCGTCGATCCGCGCGCCCTCGATCTGGTGCTGCGCGTCGGGGAACTCCTGCTGGCCAGCGGTGAGACCACCGAGCGGGTCAACGAGGCGATGCTCGGTCTCGCGGTGGCCTACGAGCTGCCGCGCGTCGAGGTTCAGGTGACGCTGACGAGCCTGCTGGTGTCCGCGCATCCGGGCAAGGGCGCGACCCCGGTGACGGCGGCGCGCGCGATCCGCCGCCGGACGCCCGCGCACTGGCGGCTGACCGCGCTGCACGACCTCGTCCAGCAGGCGTCCATCGGGATGCTGGAGCTGGAGGCGGCGCACCGGCGGCTGTCAGAGATCAAGCGCGGGCGCGGGCCGTACCCGCCGTGGATGATCGTGCTCGGGCTGGGGCTGATCTCCGCGTCGGCCAGTGTGCTGTCCGGCGGCGGGCCGCTGATCGCGCTGACCGCGTTCGCCGGAACGGTCCTCGGCGACCGCGCCGCCGCCTACCTGGCCCGCCGGGGCATCGCGGAGTTCTTCCAGCTGACGGTGGCCGCCGCGATCGGCGCGACGGGCGCGGTCCTGGTGGTCGTGACGGGCAGCCCGGGGCCGGCCGCCTCGGTGGTGACCGGCGTGATCCTGGCGCTGCTGCCCGGACGTCCGCTGGTGGCGAGCATTCAGGACGGCATCACCGGCGACCTCGTGAGCGCGGGCGCGCGCGTGCTCGAAGTATTCTTCATCATCGCCGCGCTCGTCGCGGGGCTGGGCGCGGTCGTCTACATCGCGGTCAATTTCGACGTCAACATCGACGTGCGGCATCTGCCGAAGGCGGCCGAGACGCTCGACTCCGTCCAGATCCTCGCCGCGGCGGCCGTGTCGGCGACGTTCGCGGTGTCGCTGGCCGCGCCGCGCGCGGTGCTGATGCCGGTCGCGGTGGGCGGCGCGCTGATCTGGGTGCTGTACGTGCTCATGCGCGGCTGGGACGTGCCGCCGGTGCTGGCCTCCGCGGTGGCCGCGACGGTCGTGGGGACGCTGGCGAACGTGGTCGCGCGCAGGCAGGGCGCGCCCGTGATGCCCTACGTCGTCCCGGCGATCGGGCCGTTGCTACCGGGGACGCCGCTCTACCGGGGCATGGTCGAGCTGAACACCGGGTCGCCGCAGGACGGCATCCTCAGCCTGATCTCCGCGCTGTCGATCGCGCTCGCGCTCGGCGCCGGGGTGAACCTCGGCGGTGAACTGGTGCGGGCGTTCCAGCGGGTCGGTCTCACCGCGTCCGGCCGCTGGGCGCGTCCGGCGGCCCGCCGGACCCGCGGCTACTAG
- a CDS encoding STM4015 family protein, with the protein MTINEYLTEYAGLPVVTYDAGATGAGETPAPGEAAWRVTETDGPGFKASFASFVNTVDTAEVTALVIGFWDMEPFPVQVLTDAAASFPNLKSLFVGDIVLEEAELSWIQHTDLTPVLRAFPGLERLDVRGAEDLTLSPFRSDALKTLRFESAGLPGEVVRAVAASELPNLEHLDLWLGIEERGGDATVADVEPFLDGARFPSLRHIGLLNSPHLDEFAAVIGSAPVVPRLESLALALGVLTDRGAEALLSGQPLTHLRRLDLRHHYLSDAMVARTKAALPGVDVDLVFSGTSMADPTDVLGDYGSWDFFVAISE; encoded by the coding sequence ATGACGATAAATGAGTATCTGACGGAGTATGCGGGCCTCCCGGTGGTCACCTACGACGCCGGCGCGACCGGCGCGGGCGAGACACCGGCGCCGGGCGAGGCGGCCTGGCGCGTGACCGAGACCGACGGGCCGGGGTTCAAAGCGTCCTTCGCGAGCTTCGTGAACACGGTCGACACCGCCGAGGTCACCGCGCTCGTCATCGGTTTCTGGGACATGGAGCCCTTCCCGGTGCAGGTGCTGACGGACGCGGCCGCGTCCTTCCCGAACCTGAAGTCGCTGTTCGTCGGCGACATCGTCCTGGAAGAGGCGGAGCTCTCCTGGATCCAGCACACCGACCTCACGCCCGTCCTCCGGGCGTTCCCCGGGCTGGAGCGCCTGGACGTCCGCGGCGCGGAGGACCTGACGCTGTCGCCGTTCCGAAGCGACGCCCTGAAGACGCTGCGGTTCGAGTCCGCGGGGCTCCCGGGCGAGGTGGTGCGGGCCGTGGCGGCGAGCGAACTGCCGAACCTGGAGCACCTCGACCTGTGGCTCGGCATCGAGGAACGCGGCGGTGACGCGACGGTCGCGGACGTCGAGCCGTTCCTCGACGGGGCGCGGTTCCCCTCGCTGCGGCACATCGGACTGCTGAACAGCCCTCACCTGGACGAGTTCGCCGCGGTGATCGGGTCCGCGCCCGTCGTGCCGCGGCTGGAGTCGCTGGCACTGGCGCTGGGCGTCCTGACCGACCGGGGCGCGGAGGCGCTCCTGTCCGGGCAGCCGCTCACCCACCTGCGGAGGCTCGACCTGAGGCACCACTACCTGTCCGACGCGATGGTGGCCCGGACGAAGGCGGCGCTGCCCGGCGTCGACGTCGACCTCGTCTTCTCCGGCACCAGCATGGCCGACCCGACCGACGTACTGGGCGACTACGGGAGCTGGGACTTCTTCGTCGCGATTTCGGAATGA
- a CDS encoding STM4014 family protein — translation MTSAGTSAAGTSAAGTTPDGTGAFAVVATPGDRRAVLFADACRSCDLPEPRVVPWTDVLRGGDLAFGPGELVRIDSPGEDAEADALLRGPGDPTRVGGGARWHRTFTAALGRIDAAATAAGAHIVGDVEDIAVMFDKRLSHARMLAAGVPVPPALGSADAPVRDYASLRDAMAGAGERRVFVKPAHGSSASGVVALQTASGGRIRAITSAAMTPDGLRNSLRVRTYLTEAEVASLIDALAPDGLHVERWVPKASIGGRTFDLRVVVVGGEPAHAVVRTSSHPMTNLHLGGARGDLEAVRRALGTDGWAEAMDVCARAAACFPGSTMVGVDLLVLSRMRSFAVCEVNAFGDLLPRLTGFPGGPAEGVDTYTAQVRAVCGERRPCVT, via the coding sequence ATGACCTCAGCCGGAACGAGCGCAGCCGGAACGAGCGCAGCCGGAACGACGCCGGACGGGACGGGCGCGTTCGCCGTCGTCGCGACGCCCGGCGACCGGCGGGCCGTCCTGTTCGCGGACGCGTGCCGGTCGTGCGACCTGCCCGAGCCCCGGGTCGTCCCCTGGACGGACGTGCTGCGCGGCGGCGACCTCGCGTTCGGCCCCGGCGAGCTCGTGCGCATCGACTCCCCGGGCGAGGACGCCGAGGCGGACGCGCTGCTGCGCGGCCCCGGCGACCCGACCCGGGTGGGCGGCGGCGCCCGCTGGCACCGGACGTTCACCGCCGCGCTCGGCCGGATCGACGCGGCGGCGACGGCGGCGGGCGCCCACATCGTGGGCGACGTCGAGGACATCGCCGTCATGTTCGACAAGCGGCTGTCGCACGCCCGGATGCTGGCCGCCGGGGTGCCCGTGCCGCCCGCGCTCGGCTCCGCCGACGCCCCCGTACGCGACTACGCCTCGCTGCGGGACGCGATGGCCGGCGCGGGGGAGCGGCGGGTGTTCGTCAAGCCCGCGCACGGCTCGTCCGCGTCCGGGGTCGTGGCGCTGCAGACCGCGTCGGGCGGCCGGATCCGCGCCATCACCTCGGCGGCGATGACCCCGGACGGGCTGCGCAACTCGCTCCGCGTCCGCACGTATCTCACCGAGGCGGAGGTCGCGTCCCTGATCGACGCGCTCGCGCCGGACGGCCTGCACGTGGAGCGGTGGGTGCCGAAGGCGTCGATCGGCGGGCGGACGTTCGACCTGCGCGTCGTCGTGGTCGGCGGCGAGCCCGCGCACGCGGTCGTCCGGACGAGCAGCCATCCGATGACCAACCTGCATCTGGGCGGCGCCAGAGGAGACCTGGAGGCCGTGCGGCGCGCGCTCGGGACGGACGGCTGGGCCGAGGCCATGGACGTGTGCGCGCGGGCGGCCGCGTGCTTCCCCGGCAGCACGATGGTCGGTGTGGACCTGCTCGTCCTGAGCCGCATGCGGAGCTTCGCGGTGTGCGAGGTCAACGCGTTCGGCGACCTCCTGCCGCGCCTCACCGGCTTCCCGGGCGGGCCCGCCGAGGGCGTCGACACCTACACCGCCCAGGTCAGGGCCGTTTGTGGGGAGCGGCGCCCGTGCGTGACATGA
- a CDS encoding STM4013/SEN3800 family hydrolase has translation MNTVIGSHDVLLVTLDTLRYDVAAELAAAGETPTLVRHLPGGRWERRHTPGSFTYAAHTAMLAGFLPTPAEPGPHPRLFAGAFPGSETTAPGTWTFDAADVPSGLAAAGYHTACIGGVGFFNERTPLGSALPALFAESHWEPEFGVTAPDALPNQIGRAAEVVARLPAERRLFMLVNVASLHQPNWFYLDGASSAAGDTRASHAAALRHVDAHIGRLFALMRRPCLVIVCSDHGTAYGEDGHTGHRIGHEVVWTVPYGEFVLS, from the coding sequence ATGAACACGGTCATCGGAAGCCACGACGTGCTGCTGGTGACGCTCGACACCCTGCGGTACGACGTGGCCGCCGAACTCGCCGCGGCGGGAGAGACGCCCACGCTCGTCCGGCACCTGCCGGGCGGACGCTGGGAGCGCCGCCACACGCCCGGCAGCTTCACCTACGCCGCCCACACCGCGATGCTCGCGGGCTTCCTGCCTACCCCGGCCGAGCCCGGCCCGCACCCCCGCCTGTTCGCGGGCGCCTTCCCCGGCAGCGAGACGACCGCGCCCGGCACCTGGACGTTCGACGCCGCCGACGTGCCGTCCGGGCTCGCCGCCGCCGGCTACCACACCGCCTGCATCGGCGGCGTCGGGTTCTTCAACGAGCGCACCCCGCTCGGCTCCGCGCTCCCGGCGCTGTTCGCGGAGAGCCACTGGGAACCGGAGTTCGGCGTGACCGCCCCGGACGCGCTGCCCAACCAGATCGGCCGCGCCGCCGAGGTGGTGGCCCGGCTGCCCGCCGAGCGCCGGCTGTTCATGCTGGTCAACGTGGCGTCCCTGCACCAGCCGAACTGGTTCTACCTGGACGGCGCGTCCAGCGCGGCCGGCGACACGCGTGCGAGCCACGCCGCCGCGCTGCGCCACGTCGACGCCCACATCGGGCGCCTGTTCGCCCTCATGCGCCGCCCCTGCCTCGTCATCGTCTGCTCCGACCACGGCACGGCGTACGGGGAGGACGGCCACACCGGGCACCGCATCGGCCACGAGGTCGTGTGGACCGTTCCGTACGGAGAGTTCGTTCTGTCGTGA
- a CDS encoding STM4012 family radical SAM protein: protein MTVTSTVTGVSPYQGYVYAYPHKTAYRPLDPAPALRDVWAGERLDALFLYLHVPFCEMRCGFCNLFTRTGAPEELTGAYLDALDRQATAVLDALHAAGGPDGASFATAAFGGGTPTYLTAPELERLCDIAGRFPGFGTGSLGVETSPATATTDRLTVLAERGTTRISIGVQSFLDDEARAAVRPQKRAEVEAALDRIRAVGFPILNIDLIYGIDGQTPETWEHSLNAALAWRPEELYLYPLYVRPLTGLGRRAHDWDDQRLTLYRLGRDHLLAEGYEQVSMRMFRLPGASANGTEYCCQTDGMVGLGCGARSYTSRMHYSFEYAVGASQVRSIIDDYVRETDFGTARVGFTMTEDERRRRHLVQSLLQADGLTLASYRARFGDDPSAHFPDELRTFGARGWLDPSPDTLRLSPEGLAHSDAIGPALFSGSVQSLMDSYEAR, encoded by the coding sequence GTGACCGTAACCAGCACCGTGACCGGCGTGTCCCCCTACCAGGGATACGTCTACGCGTACCCCCACAAGACCGCCTACCGTCCGCTCGATCCCGCCCCCGCCCTGCGGGACGTGTGGGCGGGCGAGCGGCTCGACGCGCTGTTCCTCTACCTGCACGTCCCGTTCTGCGAGATGCGGTGCGGGTTCTGCAACCTGTTCACCCGCACCGGCGCCCCCGAGGAGCTCACCGGCGCCTACCTGGACGCGCTCGACCGGCAGGCCACCGCCGTCCTCGACGCCCTGCACGCGGCGGGCGGCCCGGACGGCGCGTCGTTCGCCACCGCGGCGTTCGGCGGCGGCACCCCGACCTACCTCACCGCCCCCGAACTCGAACGGCTCTGCGACATCGCGGGACGATTCCCCGGATTCGGGACGGGGTCGCTCGGCGTCGAGACGTCCCCGGCCACCGCCACCACCGACCGCCTCACCGTCCTGGCCGAACGCGGCACCACGCGGATCTCCATCGGAGTGCAGAGCTTCCTCGACGACGAAGCGCGCGCGGCCGTCCGTCCGCAGAAGCGCGCCGAGGTGGAGGCCGCACTAGACCGCATCCGCGCGGTGGGGTTCCCGATCCTGAACATCGACCTCATCTACGGGATCGACGGTCAGACTCCCGAGACGTGGGAGCACTCCCTCAACGCCGCTCTTGCGTGGCGCCCAGAGGAGCTTTACCTCTACCCCCTGTACGTGCGCCCGCTCACCGGACTCGGGCGCCGCGCCCACGACTGGGACGACCAGCGCCTCACCCTTTACCGGCTCGGGCGCGACCACCTTCTGGCCGAGGGCTACGAACAGGTGTCGATGCGCATGTTCCGCCTGCCCGGAGCGTCCGCGAACGGGACCGAGTACTGCTGCCAGACCGACGGCATGGTCGGCCTCGGCTGCGGCGCACGCTCCTACACCAGCCGCATGCACTACTCGTTCGAGTACGCGGTCGGGGCGTCCCAGGTCCGTTCGATCATCGACGATTATGTGCGCGAGACCGACTTCGGCACCGCACGCGTCGGATTCACCATGACCGAGGACGAACGCCGCCGCCGTCACCTCGTCCAGTCCCTTCTGCAGGCGGACGGGCTGACCCTGGCCTCCTACCGCGCGCGCTTCGGCGACGACCCGTCCGCGCACTTCCCGGACGAACTCCGCACGTTCGGCGCACGCGGCTGGCTGGACCCGTCCCCGGACACTCTCCGCCTGTCCCCGGAAGGGCTCGCCCACTCCGACGCCATCGGCCCCGCCCTGTTCTCCGGCTCGGTGCAGTCCCTCATGGACTCCTACGAGGCCCGCTGA
- a CDS encoding DUF6745 domain-containing protein: MTTETVQSETVRSETARPAHFVVGDWQSAAFAAVPADRSRAEAGIAAAYAAAGLPAPERVLWVPSPLRGAVAAAVLAGHEKALRAAGTMDDRVDEALADLGEHADSARAGASVRDDVRTRPWETERAAAASGLGARGWPRAWADSGGLLWDQVQSLVTRVRNAVGAVAAPDPDAAIGAQDQAAALLRAATLDAVMGQHDAPWLALFESLGRLDGPLSGLAEVARNASWWWPYERLAICCERPTELYRDEPGRLHRGDGPALAYPDGFALHAWRGMPIPPDFVASLTDLTADRILHEDNAELRRVMLEIFGYDRYLADTGAKPVHQDETGVLWSIDLPDDEPVVMVEVVNSTPEPDGTYRTYYLRVPPATRTAREGVAWTFGVAEADYHPEKQT, from the coding sequence ATGACGACCGAGACGGTGCAGTCCGAGACGGTGCGGTCCGAGACCGCGAGGCCCGCGCACTTCGTCGTCGGCGACTGGCAGTCGGCGGCCTTCGCCGCCGTGCCCGCCGACCGGTCCCGGGCCGAGGCGGGGATCGCCGCGGCCTACGCGGCCGCCGGGCTCCCCGCTCCCGAACGCGTGCTGTGGGTACCGTCGCCGCTGCGCGGGGCCGTCGCGGCGGCCGTCCTGGCCGGGCACGAGAAGGCGCTGCGCGCGGCGGGCACGATGGACGACCGCGTCGACGAGGCCCTCGCCGACCTCGGCGAGCACGCGGATTCCGCGCGTGCGGGCGCGAGCGTCCGCGACGACGTGCGGACGCGCCCGTGGGAGACCGAACGGGCCGCGGCGGCGTCCGGGCTCGGCGCCCGGGGGTGGCCGCGGGCGTGGGCCGACAGCGGCGGCCTGCTCTGGGATCAGGTGCAGTCGCTGGTCACGCGGGTGCGCAACGCCGTCGGCGCGGTGGCGGCGCCCGATCCGGACGCCGCGATCGGCGCGCAGGACCAGGCGGCCGCGCTGCTGCGCGCCGCGACGCTCGACGCGGTGATGGGGCAGCACGACGCGCCGTGGCTGGCGTTGTTCGAGTCGCTGGGGCGGCTCGACGGCCCGCTGTCCGGCCTGGCCGAGGTCGCCCGCAACGCCAGCTGGTGGTGGCCGTACGAGCGGCTGGCGATCTGCTGCGAGCGGCCGACCGAGCTGTACCGGGACGAGCCGGGGCGGCTGCACCGCGGGGACGGCCCGGCGCTCGCCTACCCGGACGGGTTCGCGCTGCACGCGTGGCGGGGCATGCCGATCCCGCCCGACTTCGTCGCCTCACTCACCGACCTGACCGCCGACCGGATCCTGCACGAGGACAACGCCGAGCTGCGCCGGGTCATGCTGGAGATCTTCGGCTACGACCGCTACCTGGCCGACACCGGGGCGAAGCCGGTCCATCAGGACGAGACGGGCGTGCTGTGGTCGATCGACCTTCCGGACGACGAACCGGTCGTCATGGTCGAGGTCGTGAACTCCACGCCCGAACCCGACGGAACGTACCGGACGTACTACCTGCGCGTGCCGCCGGCCACGCGGACGGCCCGGGAGGGCGTCGCCTGGACGTTCGGGGTCGCCGAGGCCGACTACCACCCCGAGAAGCAGACCTGA
- a CDS encoding RecQ family ATP-dependent DNA helicase, translating to MSTPSDLRDEAERILRALAGDHARLRDDQWTAIDALVVGRRRALVVQRTGWGKSAVYFVATRLLRARGAGPTVIVSPLLALMRNQIDAAERAGIHARTINSANTDDWEAVFAEVEQGEVDVLLVSPERLNNPDFRDLVLPKLAAGAGLIVIDEAHCISDWGHDFRPDYRRIRTLLADLPPGIPVLATTATANARVTHDVAEQLAGTETRPGTGPDMGSAPEISEPNAAEPAAAGVGREALGETLVLRGPLERESLRLSVVTPPTAEQRIAWLGEHLHRLPGSGIIYTLTVAAAHEIAAYLRDRGHEVAAYSGQTEQAERLQAEQDLLDNKLKALVATSALGMGFDKPDLGFIVHVGAPQSPVAYYQQIGRAGRGVDRAEVILLPGREDREIWEYFASMAFPPEHIVRDTLRVLDEADRPLSLGALEPRVDLGRSRLEMMLKVLDVDGAVRRVKGGWTATGVPWAYDRERYERVTAERRREQQAMLDYITTGGCREEFLRRRLDDDAAAPCGRCDNCTGERRSADVAADSAARARDRLNRPGVDLAPRRMWPTAVKDDLGVSGRIAPAEQAETGRALGRLTDIGWGNRLRDLFAAGDTDVPPDMLDAVVTVLAAWDWSARPTGVVAIGSRSRPRLVTGLGHRIAELGRLPYLGELAAVGEPVPRRHNSAQRLRSVWNALVLPDPLAAALAGAPGPVLLVDDRVETGWTMTVAARLLRHAGAPAVLPLTLATPN from the coding sequence ATGAGCACACCCAGCGACCTCCGCGACGAGGCCGAACGGATTCTGCGCGCCCTCGCCGGCGACCACGCGCGGCTCCGCGACGACCAGTGGACGGCGATCGACGCCCTCGTCGTCGGGCGCCGCCGGGCACTGGTCGTCCAGCGCACCGGATGGGGCAAGTCCGCGGTCTACTTCGTCGCCACCCGCCTCCTGCGCGCCCGCGGCGCGGGCCCGACCGTGATCGTGTCCCCGCTGCTGGCGCTGATGCGCAACCAGATCGACGCCGCCGAACGGGCCGGCATCCACGCCCGCACGATCAACTCCGCCAACACCGACGACTGGGAGGCCGTCTTCGCCGAAGTCGAGCAGGGCGAGGTCGACGTCCTCCTCGTCAGCCCCGAGCGGCTCAACAATCCCGACTTCCGCGACCTCGTCCTGCCGAAGCTCGCCGCCGGAGCGGGCCTGATCGTCATCGACGAGGCGCACTGCATCTCCGACTGGGGGCACGACTTCCGGCCCGACTACCGCCGGATCCGCACCCTCCTCGCCGACCTGCCCCCGGGCATCCCCGTCCTGGCCACCACGGCGACCGCCAACGCCCGCGTCACCCACGACGTCGCCGAGCAGCTGGCGGGCACGGAAACGAGACCCGGCACCGGACCGGACATGGGCTCGGCCCCAGAGATCTCGGAGCCGAACGCAGCGGAACCAGCCGCCGCAGGCGTCGGTAGGGAAGCCCTGGGGGAGACGCTCGTTCTCCGCGGGCCTCTGGAACGCGAGTCGCTGCGTCTGTCGGTGGTCACGCCGCCGACGGCCGAGCAGCGCATCGCCTGGCTGGGGGAACATCTTCACCGCCTGCCCGGCTCCGGCATCATCTACACCCTGACCGTCGCCGCCGCGCACGAGATCGCCGCGTATCTCCGCGACCGCGGGCACGAGGTCGCCGCCTACTCCGGGCAGACCGAGCAGGCCGAGCGGCTCCAGGCCGAGCAGGACCTCCTCGACAACAAGCTGAAGGCCCTCGTCGCCACCAGCGCCCTCGGGATGGGCTTCGACAAACCCGACCTCGGGTTCATCGTCCACGTCGGGGCGCCGCAGTCGCCCGTCGCCTACTACCAGCAGATCGGCCGCGCGGGCCGCGGCGTCGACCGCGCCGAGGTGATCCTCCTCCCCGGCCGGGAGGACCGCGAGATCTGGGAGTACTTCGCGAGCATGGCCTTCCCGCCCGAACACATCGTCCGCGACACCCTGCGGGTCCTCGACGAGGCCGATCGCCCGCTCTCCCTCGGCGCCCTCGAACCCCGCGTCGACCTCGGCCGCTCCCGCCTGGAGATGATGCTCAAGGTCCTGGACGTCGACGGCGCCGTCCGCCGCGTCAAGGGCGGCTGGACAGCCACCGGCGTCCCCTGGGCCTACGACCGCGAACGCTACGAGCGCGTCACCGCCGAGCGCCGCCGCGAGCAGCAGGCCATGCTCGACTACATCACCACCGGCGGCTGCCGGGAGGAGTTCCTGCGCCGCCGCCTCGACGACGACGCCGCGGCGCCCTGCGGCCGCTGCGACAACTGCACCGGCGAACGCAGATCCGCAGACGTCGCCGCCGACAGCGCCGCCCGCGCCCGCGACCGGCTGAACCGTCCCGGCGTCGACCTGGCGCCGCGCCGCATGTGGCCGACCGCCGTCAAGGACGACCTCGGCGTGTCCGGCCGCATCGCCCCCGCCGAGCAGGCCGAGACCGGACGCGCCCTCGGCCGCCTCACCGACATCGGCTGGGGCAACCGCCTCCGCGACCTGTTCGCCGCCGGCGACACCGACGTGCCGCCCGACATGCTCGACGCGGTCGTCACCGTCCTCGCCGCCTGGGACTGGTCCGCCCGCCCCACCGGCGTCGTCGCCATCGGGTCCCGTTCGCGCCCCCGCCTCGTCACCGGCCTCGGCCACCGCATCGCCGAGCTCGGCCGCCTCCCGTACCTGGGCGAACTCGCCGCGGTGGGCGAGCCCGTTCCGCGCCGCCACAACAGCGCCCAGCGGCTCCGCTCGGTCTGGAACGCCCTCGTCCTGCCCGATCCGCTCGCCGCCGCGCTGGCCGGTGCCCCCGGGCCCGTCCTCCTCGTCGACGACCGCGTCGAGACGGGGTGGACGATGACCGTCGCCGCCCGCCTGCTGAGACACGCGGGCGCCCCGGCCGTCCTCCCGCTCACCCTCGCCACACCGAACTGA
- a CDS encoding STM4015 family protein, whose product MGIWDRQEEYAGLPVFRFDLERLDPETVADLPALPAAGTAAWCVATREDEEPFGDVWDLFRTSVDTTEVTALLIGDWGAEYGSGEQDGSYPAPILAAAAESFPKLESLFFGEITAEESEISWILHEDISPIFRAFPGLRRFDVRGSAELAFEPIRSDELKVLRFESGGLPASVVESVVASDLPNLEHLDLWLGVNGYGGDVSMDDLAPVLSGERFPSLRHLGLENAERQDEIAAAVASAPVVARLESLSLARGMLTDAGAEALLSGQPLTHLRKLDLHHHFLTDAMMARLKEALPGVEIDLGKQGDPEGSYFYVHVAE is encoded by the coding sequence ATGGGCATCTGGGACCGGCAAGAAGAGTACGCGGGGCTGCCGGTGTTCCGGTTCGACCTGGAACGGCTCGACCCCGAGACCGTGGCGGACCTCCCCGCCCTGCCCGCCGCCGGTACGGCGGCCTGGTGCGTGGCGACCCGAGAGGACGAGGAGCCCTTCGGCGACGTGTGGGACCTGTTCCGGACGTCCGTCGACACGACCGAGGTCACGGCGCTGCTCATCGGCGACTGGGGCGCCGAGTACGGCAGCGGCGAGCAGGACGGGAGCTACCCGGCGCCGATCCTGGCCGCGGCCGCCGAATCGTTCCCGAAGCTCGAATCCCTGTTCTTCGGCGAGATCACGGCCGAGGAGTCGGAGATCTCCTGGATCCTGCACGAGGACATCTCACCGATCTTCCGCGCCTTCCCGGGGCTGCGGCGCTTCGACGTCCGCGGTTCCGCGGAGCTCGCCTTCGAGCCGATCCGGAGCGACGAGCTGAAGGTGCTGCGGTTCGAGTCGGGCGGGCTGCCCGCATCGGTCGTCGAGTCGGTGGTGGCGAGCGACCTGCCGAACCTGGAGCACCTCGACCTGTGGCTCGGCGTGAACGGCTACGGCGGCGACGTGTCGATGGACGATCTGGCGCCCGTCCTGTCGGGGGAGCGGTTCCCGTCGCTGCGGCACCTCGGCCTGGAGAACGCGGAGCGGCAGGACGAGATCGCCGCTGCGGTCGCGTCCGCGCCGGTCGTGGCGCGGCTGGAGTCGCTGAGCCTGGCCCGCGGCATGCTCACCGACGCCGGCGCGGAGGCGCTGCTGTCCGGGCAACCCCTCACCCACCTGCGCAAGCTCGACCTGCACCACCATTTCCTGACCGATGCGATGATGGCGCGGTTGAAGGAGGCCCTGCCCGGCGTGGAGATCGACCTGGGAAAACAGGGAGATCCCGAAGGCTCGTACTTCTACGTCCACGTGGCCGAATGA